GCCTCGTCGAGAATCAGCAGCATGCCCCGCTCCCGGCACTTGTGCGCGAGGGCGGCGAGGTAGCCCGGCGGGAGCTCGATGACGCCGCCGGAGCTGAGGATCGGCTCGACCAGGCATGCGGCGAGGCTGCCGACCGACTGCGCGTCGATCAGGTCGAAGCCCAGATCGAGCTGGCGTCGCCAGTCCAGGGCGCCGTCGGCGTCGACGATGTCGGGGTGGAAGCGGTCGGGCACCGGCAGCGCGAAGTTGCCGGGTGCGGCGGGTCCGTAGCCCTTGCGCCCGGCGCTGTAGGTCGCGTTGGCGGCGGCCTGCGTCATCCCGTGCCAGGACCGGGCGAACGAGACGATCTCGTGGCGGCCGGTCACGAGCTTCGCCATCCGCACCGCCGCCTCGTTCGCCTCCGCCCCCGTGGTCAGCAGCAGCACCTTCTCCAGCGGGTCCGGCAGCGTCGCGGCAAGCCGGTGGGTGAGCTCGACGACCGGGCGGCTGAGCATGCCGCTGTGGAGGTGGTCCAGGAGGGCGACCTGCTTGCGGACGGTTTCGACGATCTTCGGGTGGGAGTGCCCGAGGATCGCGCTCATCTGGCCCGAGGTGAAGTCGAGCAGCTCACGGCCGCTCTCGGTGAACACCGAAGTGCCTGCGGCACGGGCGATGATCTCCGGCGAGAAGGGCGCACGGCCGCTGTAGCGAATGAGGTGGCGCTCGGCGTCGTCATGGTGTGTGTGGGTGGACATGCGACCGACGTTAGGAACGCTTGTCGCGTGTGTCCATCGCACAGTTTCGACCAGCCTGTGCGGCAAAACCGTACGATAGGCCGGTGTTGAACTCTGGACGACTCCGACTGCTCAGCCTGCTTGAGATCCTGGGTACCGTCCGCGCGGTGGCCGAGACGCTGCACCTGAGCGCGTCGACGGTGTCCCAGCAGCTCGCGGTGCTGGAGAAGGAGACCCGGTGTCAGCTGCTGGAGCGTGTCGGCCGACAGGTACGGCTGACGCCGGCCGGTCTTCTGCTGGCCCGGCGGGGCCGGGACATCCTGGACCAGATGACCGAGGCCGAGGCCGAGTTGCAGGCCCTCAACGACGAGCCCATCGGTACCGTCCGGCTGGGCGTCTTCCAGAGCGCGATCTACACCCTCGCGGTTCCGGCAGCGACCCGCCTGGCCGCGACCCATCCGCACCTGCAACTCGAACTGGTCGAACTGGAGCCGCACGAGAGCGGACCGGCCCTGCGCGCCGGAGAGGCGGACGTCATCGTGACGACCACCGACTACAGGGGCCTCTCGTGGGGAGAGGACCTTGATGTCACGCCCCTGGGAATCGACCCCGTGGTGTTGGTTCTGCCGCGCGACCACCCGCTCACCTCGCGGACGACGGTGAACTTGGCGACCTGCGCGGAGGAGACCTGGGCGTGTGACCGCGCGCAGTCCTACATGGCCGATCTGACCCTGCGGCTGTGCCGGGAGTCGGGCTTCGAGCCCCGGGTGGTATGCCGCTTCAGCAACTACCTGATGCTCCTGATGCACGTCGAGACGTGCCGCTCCGTGGCCCTGCTGCCCTCACTGGCGATCACACCGGATCATGCGGTCGCCACCCGCGAGCTCAGCCCACCGGTACACCGCAACATCGCCATCGCGGTCCGACGCGGCACCACGCAGCGCGCCGCGGTGACCGCGGTCGTCTCGGCGCTGCGCGACCACCAGGACATCCCGGCCCTCTCCGCACCCGCCGAGCCCACGACGGGACCCGCGTCCTAGGCCGTACCGGTGCGCCGGAACTCGCTCGGACTGACGCCCCGGATCCGTTTGAACGCCGCACTGAACGCGAACGCGTCGGAGTAGCCCACGGCGCGGGCGATCTCGGCGACGGTCGTCGCCTCGCGCTCGGCCAGCAGGTCCGCCGCGAGCGTCATGCGCCAGCGGGTGAGGTAGGTCAGCGGCGGTTCGCCGACCAGGTCGGCGAACCGCTTGGCCAGCGTGGAGCGCGACACCCCGGTCCGGTCGGCCAGCGAGGAGACCGTCCAGGGCGCCGCCGGTTCGGCGTGCAGCAGGCGCAGCGCGTCGCCGGCCACTGGGTCCCGCTGGGCGGCGTACCAGGCCGGCGGCTCGCCGCCGGGCCGGTCGAAGTACTCGCGCACCGCGCAGACCAGCAGCCAGTCCAGCAGCCGGTCAAGGACCACCTGCTGGCCCGGGGTGTCGGCGGCGGCCTCGGCGGCCAGGTGGTCCAGCACGGGGTCGACCCCGTCGCCGGAAGCCACGCGCAGCACGACGGGCAGCGCTTCCAGCAGCCTGCGGCTGATCTCGCCGCGCACCGGGTAGGCGCCGACGATCAGCGTCGTCGCGCCGTCACCGGGGTCGCCGCAGCTGTCGTTCCAGCCGCGCCGGTGCCGGGTCCCGCCCTGCTCGGGCGTCGCGCAGTGCTCGCCGCACGCGATCGGTTCGGCCCGGGTGCCGACCTCGTCGACGAAGGTGAACGGCGCGGGGCCCCGCACGATGACCGTCTCGCCGGCGCGGAGCTGTTCGGGCGGGAGGTGCTCCGGCACGATCCAGCCCGCCCCGCCGAGGACGGTGCACAACGTCAGCGGCGCGCCGTCCACGAAGTGCAGCGCCCAGGGCGGGGACAGGGTCGAGCTGCCGAACAACGAGCCCTGGGCCCGCATCCCGCGGAAGAGGTCACCGAACGCGTCCACCCCACCGACGTTAGACGATGACACAGGTGATCCGGCTTTTCACCCATGGATTCGTCCGAGCGGCTGCCGTTGAATCGCTGCCATGAGCAACGACACCACCCTCGTCCTCGGCGCCACCGGCAAGACCGGCCGACGGGTCGCCGCCCGGTTGCGGCTGCGCGGCACGCAGGTGCGCGCCGCCTCCCGATCCAGCCGGACCCGCTTCGACTGGTCCGACCCCGACGGCTGGGATGCGGCCCTGCACGGCATCACCGCCGCCTACGTGGTACCCCCGCCCGTGCCCGGACCGGTGCACGAGTTCGTCGCGCGGGCCGAGGCCGCCGGGGTGCGGCGCCTGGTCCTGCTCTCCGGGCACGGCGCCGACACCTGGGGCGACTCCACCTTCGGGCTGGACATGCGCTCGGCCGAGGACGCCGTGCGCGGCTCGGCGCTGGAGTGGACCGTTCTGCGGCCCTCGAACTTCAACCAGAACTTCGACGAGGACCTCTTCCGCGCCCCGCTGGTCGGCGGAGAGTTGGCGCTCCCGGCCGGTGCGGTCCCCGAGCCGTTCATCGACCTGGAGGACGTCGCCGACGCCGCGACCGCGGTGCTGGCCGAGCCCGGCCGGCACGCCGGGCGGATCTACGAGCTGACCGGGCCGCGCGCGCTGACCTTCGCCGAGGCCGTCGAGCTGATCTCCCGGGCGTCCGGGCTGCCCATCGTCTACAAGCGGGTTTCCCCCGCCGAGTACACCGCGGCGCTGGTCGAGGAGGGCTGGGGCGAGGACGACGCCCACCACGTCGCCGAAATGTTCGTGCTGATGGAGCGCGGGGGGATCGCCGAAACGACGGACGGTATCGCCACCGTGCTGGGGCGTGCGCCCCGAACCTTCGAGGACTACGTCGTGCGGGCCGCGGCAGCGGGAGCCTGGCGGCCATGACCGCTCCACCGTCACCGTCAACATCTTCTGAGAGGGCCGCGATGAGCACCGTCACCAGCCTGCTGACCGCCGAGGACCTGGAGTTCCTCGGACGCCCCCTGCACGGGTTGTTGTCCGTGGCCGGGGGAGCGCAGCCGCCACAGCCCCGGCCAGTGTGGTTCGAGGCCACCGTGGAGGGGACGATCCAGTTCTTCACGGAGCCGGACTCGCTGAAGGTGCGGCGCCTGCGCCGCGACCCCCGGGCCTCGATCGTTGTCGCAGCCCCGGTG
This sequence is a window from Streptomyces sp. NBC_01775. Protein-coding genes within it:
- a CDS encoding aspartate aminotransferase family protein, with the translated sequence MSTHTHHDDAERHLIRYSGRAPFSPEIIARAAGTSVFTESGRELLDFTSGQMSAILGHSHPKIVETVRKQVALLDHLHSGMLSRPVVELTHRLAATLPDPLEKVLLLTTGAEANEAAVRMAKLVTGRHEIVSFARSWHGMTQAAANATYSAGRKGYGPAAPGNFALPVPDRFHPDIVDADGALDWRRQLDLGFDLIDAQSVGSLAACLVEPILSSGGVIELPPGYLAALAHKCRERGMLLILDEAQTGLCRTGDWYAFEHDGVVPDILTLSKTLGAGLPLAAVVTSPEIEQQAHDRGFLFFTTHVSDPLPAAVGNAVLDVLAEDGLDERARQLGSALLGSLDKLAARHDIVGDIRGRGLLLGMELVGDHVPGDGGADRLGAAVTQRCFDLGLHMNIVQLPGMGGTFRIAPPLTASDEEIARAVAILDQALADAARNASPR
- a CDS encoding LysR substrate-binding domain-containing protein, with amino-acid sequence MLNSGRLRLLSLLEILGTVRAVAETLHLSASTVSQQLAVLEKETRCQLLERVGRQVRLTPAGLLLARRGRDILDQMTEAEAELQALNDEPIGTVRLGVFQSAIYTLAVPAATRLAATHPHLQLELVELEPHESGPALRAGEADVIVTTTDYRGLSWGEDLDVTPLGIDPVVLVLPRDHPLTSRTTVNLATCAEETWACDRAQSYMADLTLRLCRESGFEPRVVCRFSNYLMLLMHVETCRSVALLPSLAITPDHAVATRELSPPVHRNIAIAVRRGTTQRAAVTAVVSALRDHQDIPALSAPAEPTTGPAS
- a CDS encoding AraC family transcriptional regulator, which gives rise to MDAFGDLFRGMRAQGSLFGSSTLSPPWALHFVDGAPLTLCTVLGGAGWIVPEHLPPEQLRAGETVIVRGPAPFTFVDEVGTRAEPIACGEHCATPEQGGTRHRRGWNDSCGDPGDGATTLIVGAYPVRGEISRRLLEALPVVLRVASGDGVDPVLDHLAAEAAADTPGQQVVLDRLLDWLLVCAVREYFDRPGGEPPAWYAAQRDPVAGDALRLLHAEPAAPWTVSSLADRTGVSRSTLAKRFADLVGEPPLTYLTRWRMTLAADLLAEREATTVAEIARAVGYSDAFAFSAAFKRIRGVSPSEFRRTGTA
- a CDS encoding NAD(P)H-binding protein, which translates into the protein MSNDTTLVLGATGKTGRRVAARLRLRGTQVRAASRSSRTRFDWSDPDGWDAALHGITAAYVVPPPVPGPVHEFVARAEAAGVRRLVLLSGHGADTWGDSTFGLDMRSAEDAVRGSALEWTVLRPSNFNQNFDEDLFRAPLVGGELALPAGAVPEPFIDLEDVADAATAVLAEPGRHAGRIYELTGPRALTFAEAVELISRASGLPIVYKRVSPAEYTAALVEEGWGEDDAHHVAEMFVLMERGGIAETTDGIATVLGRAPRTFEDYVVRAAAAGAWRP
- a CDS encoding pyridoxamine 5'-phosphate oxidase family protein: MSTVTSLLTAEDLEFLGRPLHGLLSVAGGAQPPQPRPVWFEATVEGTIQFFTEPDSLKVRRLRRDPRASIVVAAPVGERERWVSVAGRTTVQADGAHDLCSRLAARYWDLDDQARAEDLAMMLAADQFRVVIHPETVHRYAH